A single region of the Zootoca vivipara chromosome 2, rZooViv1.1, whole genome shotgun sequence genome encodes:
- the LOC132591783 gene encoding tigger transposable element-derived protein 1-like, which yields MGFKASKGWFDRFKRRAYLHNVKLRGEAAPADTAAASAYPTHFQEIIEEGGYHPKQIFNMDETGLFWKRLPSRTCVSTQEAKAPGPKVSKDRLTLLLGGNLEGDAKLKPLLVYHSENPRALKGTPKSALPILWRSNRKAWVTREVFSDYIRSYFSPFAADYCRENNLDNKVLLLLDNAPGHPVSSHDYSHNVRVVFLPANTTSSLQPMDQGVTGKFKAYYLQLVMKHVVTKSAEDNNRSLGDIWKEFNIRKAVDFIATAWSMVTKETLNAAWKSLCPKYVGDHRALAKELPAAHKTIVDLAAQAGFEGVDEEDVREVLASHTERLTNEELIQLDEQCFGGKREEGEGEGKETEQKVIGMKTLTQMLALQGGLLSVTGEYDNNFECALNAEWMLGELMEPYTFLRDKNQREAKQPTVHDPFHRQAKDSTSDLEALPSTSGYVPPEKAVAIKEEIVVIEVNAEEMETEPADRTDS from the coding sequence ATGGGGTTCAAGGCGAGCAAGGGGTGGTTTGACAGATTCAAGAGGAGGGCGTACCTTCACAATGTTAAGCTAAGGGGAGAGGCAGCTCCTGCCGACACAGCAGCCGCATCAGCCTATCCCACACATTTCCAGGAAATCATTGAGGAAGGCGGGTACCACCCGAAGCAGATCTTCAACATGGATGAAACGGGGCTGTTCTGGAAGCGCCTGCCTTCTCGCACATGCGTTTCCACCCAGGAGGCAAAGGCGCCGGGACCCAAGGTTTCAAAGGATCGGCTGACGCTGCTGCTGGGGGGTAATCTAGAGGGTGATGCGAAGCTAAAACCCCTTCTTGTGTACCACTCAGAGAATCCCAGGGCGCTGAAGGGGACCCCCAAATCAGCTTTGCCCATTTTGTGGCGTTCCAACAGAAAGGCATGGGTCACCCGCGAAGTTTTCAGCGACTATATCAGGAGCTACTTTTCTCCTTTTGCGGCTGACTATTGCCGGGAGAACAACCTGGACAACAAAGTGCTTCTCCTGTTGGACAATGCCCCTGGCCACCCTGTCAGCAGCCATGACTATTCCCACAATGTCCGTGTTGTGTTTCTGCCTGCCAACACGACTTCATCATTGCAGCCTATGGACCAAGGTGTCACTGGCAAATTCAAGGCTTACTACCTCCAGCTTGTCATGAAACACGTAGTCACGAAGAGTGCCGAAGACAACAACAGAAGCCTCGGGGACATCTGGAAAGAATTCAACATAAGGAAGGCTGTGGATTTTATTGCTACAGCTTGGTCAATGGTTACAAAAGAGACTCTAAACGCTGCCTGGAAAAGCTTATGTCCCAAGTATGTTGGTGATCACAGAGCGCTGGCAAAGGAATTGCCCGCTGCACATAAGACTATTGTGGACCTGGCAGCGCAGGCTGGCTTTGAGGGTGTGGATGAGGAGGACGTGCGAGAGGTGCTTGCGTCTCACACGGAACGCCTTACAAACGAGGAGCTGATTCAGCTAGATGAGCAGTGCTTTGgcgggaagagggaagagggtgagggtgagggcaAGGAAACGGAACAGAAAGTTATTGGCATGAAAACTCTAACTCAAATGTTGGCGCTGCAAGGTGGCTTACTGTCCGTGACTGGGGAATATGACAACAACTTCGAGTGTGCTCTAAACGCAGAATGGATGCTCGGTGAATTGATGGAGCCCTACACGTTTCTCCGTGACAAAAACCAGAGGGAGGCAAAGCAGCCCACAGTCCACGATCCTTTTCATAGGCAAGCAAAAGACAGCACTTCTGATCTCGAAGCTTTGCCTTCCACATCTGGTTATGTTCCTCCCGAAAAGGCAGTTGCCATCAAGGAAGAGATCGTGGTCATTGAGGTGAACGCGGAAGAAATGGAAACTGAACCTGCAGACAGAACTGATTCGTAG
- the LOC118078626 gene encoding oocyte zinc finger protein XlCOF6 isoform X2 — protein sequence MLTASRTHRIFFPCTLKQTMEKTGKNPGGPPVISKGITKKPFKCIECGKSFSQSGDLRNHQRTHTGEKPFKCMECGKSFSASGTLRIHQRTHTGEKPFKCMECGKSFSDSGQLRVHHRTHTGEKPFKCMECGQSFGQSGQLRVHQRTHTGEKPFKCIECGKSFSDSGTLRIHQRIHTGEKPFKCMECGSSFSRSGTLRVHERTHTGEKPFKCMECGKSFSDSRILRIHKRTHTGEKPFKCMECGKSFSDSGTLRNHQRTHTGEKPFKCMECGKSFSQSGHHRRHQRTHTGEKPFKCMECGKSFSHSRTLRKHQRNHTGEKPFKCMECGKSFIASENLRIHQRTHTGEKPFKCMECGKSFSASGKLRIHHRTHTGEKPFKCMECGKSFSASGKLRIHHRTHTGEKPFKCMECGKSFSASGTLRIHQRTHTGEKPFKCMECGKSFSQSGELRKHQHTHTGEKPFKCTECGKSFSQSGELRKHQRTHTGEKPFKCLECGKSYTESRTLRKHQRTHMGEAI from the exons ATGCTTACGGCTTCCAGGAcccacag GATATTCTTTCCCTGCACTCTGAAGCAgacaatggagaagacagggaagaATCCTGGGGGGCCACCTGTAATTTCAAAAGGAAtaacgaagaaaccatttaaatgtatagagtgtggaaagagcttcagtcaaagtggagaccttagaaatcatcagcgaactcacacaggggagaaaccctttaaatgtatggagtgtggaaaaagcttcagtgccAGTGGgacacttagaatacatcaacgaactcacacaggggagaaaccctttaaatgtatggagtgtggaaaaagcttcagtgacagtggacAACTTCGAGTACACcaccgaactcacacaggggagaaaccatttaaatgtatggagtgtggacaGAGCTTCGGTCAAAGTGGACAACTTCgagtacatcaacgaactcacacaggggaaaaaccatttaaatgtattgagtgtggaaagagcttcagtgacagtgggacacttagaatacatcaacgaattcacacaggggagaaaccctttaaatgtatggagtgtggtaGTAGCTTCAGTCGAAGTGGAACTCTTCGAGTACAtgaacgaactcacacaggggagaaaccatttaaatgtatggagtgtggaaaaagcttcagtgacaGTAGAATTCTTCGAATACAtaaacgaactcacacaggggagaaaccctttaaatgtatggagtgtggaaaaagcttcagtgacagtggaacacttagaaatcatcaacgaactcacacaggggagaaaccttttaaatgtatggaatgtggaaagagcttcagtcaaagtggacatcatagaagacatcaacgaactcacacaggggagaaaccctttaaatgtatggagtgtggaaaaagcttcagtcacagcaggacacttagaaaacatcagcgaaatcacacaggggagaaaccctttaaatgtatggagtgtggaaagagcttcattgccAGTGaaaaccttagaatacatcaacgaactcacacaggggagaaaccatttaaatgtatggagtgtggaaaaagcttcagtgccagtggaaaacttagaatacaccaccgaactcacacaggggaaaaaccatttaaatgtatggagtgtggaaaaagcttcagtgccAGTGGGAAACTTCGAATACACcaccgaactcacacaggggagaaaccctttaaatgtatggagtgtggaaaaagcttcagtgccAGTGGgacacttagaatacatcaacgaactcacacaggggagaaaccctttaaatgtatggagtgtggaaagagcttcagtcaaagtggagaacttagaaaacatcaacacactcacacaggggagaaaccctttaaatgtacagagtgtggaaagagcttcagtcaaagtggagaacttagaaaacatcaacgcactcacacaggggagaaaccatttaaatgcttggagtgtggaaaaagctacACCGAAAGTaggacacttagaaaacatcaacgaactcacatggGTGAAGCCATTTAA
- the LOC118078626 gene encoding oocyte zinc finger protein XlCOF6 isoform X1 — MDGRPGVESRPGVESARPHLVFLPSRIRNVQERTQEAGFRIFFPCTLKQTMEKTGKNPGGPPVISKGITKKPFKCIECGKSFSQSGDLRNHQRTHTGEKPFKCMECGKSFSASGTLRIHQRTHTGEKPFKCMECGKSFSDSGQLRVHHRTHTGEKPFKCMECGQSFGQSGQLRVHQRTHTGEKPFKCIECGKSFSDSGTLRIHQRIHTGEKPFKCMECGSSFSRSGTLRVHERTHTGEKPFKCMECGKSFSDSRILRIHKRTHTGEKPFKCMECGKSFSDSGTLRNHQRTHTGEKPFKCMECGKSFSQSGHHRRHQRTHTGEKPFKCMECGKSFSHSRTLRKHQRNHTGEKPFKCMECGKSFIASENLRIHQRTHTGEKPFKCMECGKSFSASGKLRIHHRTHTGEKPFKCMECGKSFSASGKLRIHHRTHTGEKPFKCMECGKSFSASGTLRIHQRTHTGEKPFKCMECGKSFSQSGELRKHQHTHTGEKPFKCTECGKSFSQSGELRKHQRTHTGEKPFKCLECGKSYTESRTLRKHQRTHMGEAI, encoded by the exons ATGGATGGCCGGCCGGGGGTGGAGTCAAGGCCGGGGGTGGAGTCAGCCAGGCCTCACttggtcttccttccttccaggatCAGGAACGTCCAGGAGCGTACTCAGGAGGCCGGATTCAG GATATTCTTTCCCTGCACTCTGAAGCAgacaatggagaagacagggaagaATCCTGGGGGGCCACCTGTAATTTCAAAAGGAAtaacgaagaaaccatttaaatgtatagagtgtggaaagagcttcagtcaaagtggagaccttagaaatcatcagcgaactcacacaggggagaaaccctttaaatgtatggagtgtggaaaaagcttcagtgccAGTGGgacacttagaatacatcaacgaactcacacaggggagaaaccctttaaatgtatggagtgtggaaaaagcttcagtgacagtggacAACTTCGAGTACACcaccgaactcacacaggggagaaaccatttaaatgtatggagtgtggacaGAGCTTCGGTCAAAGTGGACAACTTCgagtacatcaacgaactcacacaggggaaaaaccatttaaatgtattgagtgtggaaagagcttcagtgacagtgggacacttagaatacatcaacgaattcacacaggggagaaaccctttaaatgtatggagtgtggtaGTAGCTTCAGTCGAAGTGGAACTCTTCGAGTACAtgaacgaactcacacaggggagaaaccatttaaatgtatggagtgtggaaaaagcttcagtgacaGTAGAATTCTTCGAATACAtaaacgaactcacacaggggagaaaccctttaaatgtatggagtgtggaaaaagcttcagtgacagtggaacacttagaaatcatcaacgaactcacacaggggagaaaccttttaaatgtatggaatgtggaaagagcttcagtcaaagtggacatcatagaagacatcaacgaactcacacaggggagaaaccctttaaatgtatggagtgtggaaaaagcttcagtcacagcaggacacttagaaaacatcagcgaaatcacacaggggagaaaccctttaaatgtatggagtgtggaaagagcttcattgccAGTGaaaaccttagaatacatcaacgaactcacacaggggagaaaccatttaaatgtatggagtgtggaaaaagcttcagtgccagtggaaaacttagaatacaccaccgaactcacacaggggaaaaaccatttaaatgtatggagtgtggaaaaagcttcagtgccAGTGGGAAACTTCGAATACACcaccgaactcacacaggggagaaaccctttaaatgtatggagtgtggaaaaagcttcagtgccAGTGGgacacttagaatacatcaacgaactcacacaggggagaaaccctttaaatgtatggagtgtggaaagagcttcagtcaaagtggagaacttagaaaacatcaacacactcacacaggggagaaaccctttaaatgtacagagtgtggaaagagcttcagtcaaagtggagaacttagaaaacatcaacgcactcacacaggggagaaaccatttaaatgcttggagtgtggaaaaagctacACCGAAAGTaggacacttagaaaacatcaacgaactcacatggGTGAAGCCATTTAA